TGCCTGGACTGTTGGCGAGCAGCACTACGACCTTGCTTGCAAAGTGCAAAAAATCCTACAGCGCTATAAAGATCTTCAAGATATTATCGCTATCTTGGGGATCGACGAACTCTCTGCAGATGATAAGCTCATCGTTTCTCGCGCACGCAAGATCCAACGCTTTTTTTCCCAGCCATTTTTTGTAGCAGAGACTTTTACGGGAAAGTCCGGACGCTATGTCAAACTGAAAGAAACCATCAAAGGCTTCCAAATGATTATCGAAGGAGAATTAGACGATCTCCCCGAGCAAGCGTTTTATATGACAGGAACGATCGAAGAAGTTTTAGAAAAAGCAGAAAAAAAATAATCCTTTTTACAAAAAGAGATCTGCCGTGTTTTCATTGAAAATTTTGACAATAGATAAAAAAGTCTATGAAGGGAAAGCTTTATCCTTAACAATACCCGGAACACTCGGCTACTTTGAAGTTCTCAACAACCATGCTTCCTTAATGACGCCTCTTCAGCCAGGAAAACTTGCGATCACGTTTTCCCAACAAGAAAAAAGCGTATTCGCCATTTCTGGAGGGATTATGGAAATGCATCAAAACCAAGTCACCATTTTAGGCGATACCATCGAGTCGGCAGGCGAGATCGACTACGATCGTGCAAAAGCTGCCTATCAAAAAGCCTACAAGCTGCTTGAATTTCCAGAAGAAGAGATCGACCAGCATGAAGTCACTCAAGCATTACTCAGAGCTAAAAATCGAATGGAAATTGCAGCCTCAAGTAATTCTTAACATGTTTTGAAATAAAAATTCTTTATCAAAACATCCTCATTATGATAGAATTTAAATTCATTTTTTTAAAACAAAAAAAACTATCTATCTATGATTAATTTTTTAAGCCTACCTCATAAATTTCCTGATGTGCAAAGCAATTTAGATGACTTATGGGAGACACAGCATACCCCTCCCCAAAAAATTTGGGGAAAAAGAAAAAATTATCCGCCTATTCCCTCTGCATTTCTAAAGCAGAAAAAAGGAGGCTCCATCAACAGAAAATGGTTTGTAATATCAGGAGGCAGGCAGTTGTTTTTTGCTGACAAATGCCTTTATCGAACAGAAAGCGGACGAGAAGAAACAAGACTTGCACTTAAACCCGTGACAAGAGATGAACTGGTGAGTCAACCATGCATCCGCAACAGGCGAAGGCAAATGAAAAGGAAAGATG
This genomic window from Waddlia chondrophila WSU 86-1044 contains:
- the atpC gene encoding ATP synthase F1 subunit epsilon, producing MFSLKILTIDKKVYEGKALSLTIPGTLGYFEVLNNHASLMTPLQPGKLAITFSQQEKSVFAISGGIMEMHQNQVTILGDTIESAGEIDYDRAKAAYQKAYKLLEFPEEEIDQHEVTQALLRAKNRMEIAASSNS